In the Candida orthopsilosis Co 90-125, chromosome 7 draft sequence genome, ATAATCAAAACCTACTTGGATACAGTTACACTTCATTGTCAAAGACTACATACATCAGAAATGGCCAAATTCATTAAATCAGGTAGAGTTGGTATGTTTATATCAATACTATATATGTGATAAAAGACTGAGGGAGAATGTATGAGGAGTTGATGTTCATTCAGGGACTATATTCATGGAAAGATTAATCATCTCGACACACATGGAAATAGTGTCAGTAGCATCATTTATGTGCATATTTTGACAGCAGAACAGTCTGCCTCCTTTTGACTAAGCCCGTTCTCATTACAGGATCTGTCATTCCAGTTTTAATTCATAGACCTCATTGAGCAAACTCCTCATCTCCACTTTGTCAATCTCACATAAATGTTTACATCACGTTATACTAACATTAATATAGCTATTGTTGTCCGTGGACGTTACGCCGGTAAAAAGGTTGTCATTGTAAAACCACATGATGAAGGTACCAAATCACACCCATTCCCACACGCCAttgttgctggtgttgAAAGAGCTCCATTGAAGGTCACCAAGAAGATGGATGCTAAGAAGACCGCCAAGAGAACCAAGGTTAAGCCATTTGTCAAATTAGTCAACTACAACCACTTGATGCCAACTAGATACTCATTGGATGTTGAATCTTTTAAATCTGCTGTATCATCAGAAGCTTTAGAAGAACCATCACAAAGAGAAGAAGCCAAGAAAGTAGTCAAGAAGGCTTTTGAAGAGAAACACCAAGCTGGTAAGAACAAATggtttttccaaaaattaCATTTCTAAGTTTACATGAGAGAAAAATTTGGGGGATGTTAGTTTTTGGATGATTGCATGAAGTCAGTTTTGTATAGTATCAATTAAAATTACGTTTAATTTAATGGGTTTTATTATCTTGGTCAAGATAGAATACACGGGGATTCGCTTGTGAGTGAATTCAAATGTGTTACACTTTCACGGCACATTTGGCGTCTGGTCTTCTGAAGAACCATAAATCTCTCGTAGTTACTTTCTAGCACAGTAACAACACGGCGATTGATAATACTCTATTCATCGTAGTACTTCAGTATGGTCTGTCAAGAGCCGTACGACTTTTTAAGTGGTAGCGAGCGGATAATCTcgaagatttgaaaaattagaGGCACTGAGTCACATCATAACACGATCCACATACAAAGATTATATAAAGCAAACATGTCAGTTGAGGACAAAGtagttgatttgaaacttCAAGATGAAGCTGAACAAAAGATTACCCCATGGGAAGTAGAAGGTGCCGTTGTTGATGGAAAATCACAAGGTATAgattatgaaaaattgatcaagcaATTTGGAACCAAAGCCATTACCCAAGAGACATTGACTAGGTTTAAAGAGGTTACAGGACAAGAACCAcatccatttttgaaacgTGGTGTTTTCTTTTCCGAAAGGGATTTACACAAGATTTTGGACTTGTATGAACATGGTGAAccattttttttgtatacGGGAAGAGGACCATCATCCGATTCTATGCATTTGGGACACATGATTCCGTTCATTTTCACCAAATGGTTGCAAGATGTATTTGATGTACCATTAGTGATTGAGTTGACTGATGATGAGAAGTTTTTATTCAAACCCAAGTTAACCATTGACGATGTGAAGAAATTTGCTGTTGAGAACGCCAAAGATATCATTGCCGTA is a window encoding:
- a CDS encoding Rpl27a ribosomal protein L27, coding for MAKFIKSGRVAIVVRGRYAGKKVVIVKPHDEGTKSHPFPHAIVAGVERAPLKVTKKMDAKKTAKRTKVKPFVKLVNYNHLMPTRYSLDVESFKSAVSSEALEEPSQREEAKKVVKKAFEEKHQAGKNKWFFQKLHF